A DNA window from Ovis aries strain OAR_USU_Benz2616 breed Rambouillet chromosome 7, ARS-UI_Ramb_v3.0, whole genome shotgun sequence contains the following coding sequences:
- the LOC114115567 gene encoding NADH dehydrogenase [ubiquinone] 1 beta subcomplex subunit 1-like: protein MMNLLQVVRDHWIHVLGPVGFVFGYYLDRKNDEKLTAFWNKSLLYKRELKPNEEVTWK from the coding sequence ATGATGAACTTACTTCAGGTTGTGCGTGACCACTGGATACATGTACTTGGCCCTGTGGGATTTGTCTTTGGATATTATCTAGACAGGAAGAATGATGAAAAACTAACTGCCTTCTGGAACAAGAGTCTGTTATATAAAAGGGAATTGAAACCTAATGAAGAAGTCACCTGGAAGTAA